The Maridesulfovibrio salexigens DSM 2638 region CAAAGTTGCGGACCTGACGGGTGGTCAAAGTATCTTCCCCGTCCAGAGATAAGGGAAGGCCGATGACGATGTCACCGACCTTCTCATTTTCTATAATTTCAAGCAACTCCGAGAACATGGCGTCGCGGGTAGTGCGTTCCATCACTTTATATGGAAACGCAAAGATTTGATCAGGGTCACTGATCGCCAAGCCCACGCGCTTTGTACCAAAGTCTATGCTTAGTACTTTCATATAAAACCAAAATCAAAACTATTAAAACGTTTTGGGATTCTTAAACCCTTTTGGAAAGGGTTTAAGGGCCCCGGCAGGGTCGCCGAAGGCAAGCTTATATCAATACGAGTTCATCCTGACGGGTGGCTCTTTCAAGTTCTTTCTTGAAATCTTTGCGCCACTTGGGTCCGCCGATAAGCTCGGCCATGTATTCCACAGTGTGGAGTACGCGGTTTTGTTTTTTCAGGGTATCCATGTTGCGCTTGATACCTACTTTACAAGACGGGCAGCCTACCAGTACCGGGGTTTCCTTACCATATCCCTGAAGATCTTTCTTGAGTTGTCCGCCCTTGCGGTCGCGCAGCTTGTTATAGATTTCAGGGCTGGTGATGGAGCCGAGACCGGATTCTCCGCAACAGCCGGGAGAGAGTTTTACCTCAGCACCGAGCATGTCGGCAACTGCTTTTCGGTACATTTCCGGGGCCTTGTTCTTTTTCACATCGGTCCATTCGGTGTGGCAGGAGGCGTGGTAGATCACATCTCTTGCTGCATTGGCAGTGTTGAAATTGAGGTTGCCCGGATTGGTCAGCAGATATTGAACGGCATCACTACGGTTAATATCGTAACCAAGCTCCTTGAATTCATATGATTCAAGGGATTCGCGACAGGTTCCGCAGGCGGTGATCAGGGTGGAAACCTTCATGCCTGCAATGGAAGCCTTGGCGATTCGGTATTGAATGTCGCTGATGTTGCGGTGGCGGTTGGTGTTGTAAGCTTCAACACAGCCGCTTGCCAGCAGCGGATAACCGCAGCAAAGGTGCTTGGCCGGCATGATTACGTTCACGCCGGATTTGAGCAGCAGGTACAGGGTTGCCATACCGATGTCCTTGGAGAACAGGGACGCACCGCAGCCGGGGAAGTAGTAGACACTGTCCGGTGCGGGGGTGTTCTGCAGAAACATGGAACCCTTGTCGAGATTGATGGTCTCGGACAGGTTTTTGAAATCCATGGCCGGGGTCTTGCTGTGCAGCATGGGTGATTCCATGCGTCTGCGCCAGTGACCGGGAATAAGTCCGATTGCCTTGGCCTGCAATCCTGCGGACAGGGACAGGAATTTGGCTGCCTTGGGTAATCTGCTCTGCGGGTCCTTGGCTACGAAACCGAGTACGGCATTCTTGATGGGATGTCCGCTGTCACCTTTGTATTCGAGGAAAGAACGGATCTGGAGTGCTGCTCCTGCGGAATCAATCTTGATCGGGCAGACAGAGGTGCAACGGCCACAGGCGGTGCAATGCTCCATGAGCTTCCTGAGTCTGGTCATAAGATTCGGAGAAGGTTCGCCGCGCTGTACCTGTGAATAGTAGATGGCCTCAATGAGTGCACCCAGTGCGATGTTTTTGTTGCGCGGATGGTACATGAGTCCTTCTTGAGGGAAGAACATGGGGCAGACCTGCTTGCATTTTCCGCAACGGGTGCAGGTCTGGATGTTCTGGAGCAGCTCCATCAGGTGTTCCTTATCCTTGATAGCAGTCTTGTTCAGGTCGTTAATGAGCCTGTTGAACGAGAATGTGTATGCCGGAGAAGGAAGATTCCTGCGGGTCAGCTTGCCGGGGTTGAGGATATTGAGCGGGTCCACCTTGAGCTTGTAAGCTTTGATGGCTTCGATCTTTTCCTCGGAAAGGTAGTCGATCTTGGTGATGCCGATTCCGTGTTCACCGGAAACCTCACCTTTAAGTTCAAGAACTTTCTTAAATACATCGTCAACTGCTTCGTGGGCGCTGTGCAGCATATCCGGGTCGTTGGAGTTGACCGGAATGTTCACGTGGCAGTTACCGTCACCGGCATGCATGTGGTTGGCGATGATGATGCGCTGTTCTTTGAGCTTGGCAAGAATCTTGTTGATTTTTGAGTCCAGCTTGGGGAATTCGTCGCGCAGTTCCTGAAAGAGGTAATAGACCTGACTTTCAAGTTCCTGGTCACTCATATCCTTGCCGGTAATTTTGCCTTTGAGGATGTTGGTGGTCCGCTCAAGGGCCAGCTCAACTTTGGGTTCCTCAATCGGGAATCCCTGCAATTCCTTGATGGAAAGCAGAGAACGCCGGTAGATTTTGGCAAGGTAGATCAGGTTCAGATCTTCAAGGAAGTCCGAGAAGTCCGGTATAACTTCAAGAGGAATAACGATATCTTCGTTAACCTTGAAGCCGGAAGTGCGTTTAGCAATAGCGGAAAGCTTGTGGCGGTCTTCCCAGAAGAGTTCCGCCTCCTTTTCGTCTCGGGCTGCAAATATGTCCACCCCGTCATAGGGCTGGGCAATGGAAAGGATAGTGTCTACTGCACTCTGCAAAGCAGCTTCGTCATCGGAATCCAGCTGCAGAATGAGTACGGAAATGGGATCACCTTCGTACTTTTCGGATTTTTTAACGTACTTGATAGCCTGTACGTACTTGGGACCGAATTCTTCCAGTGCAGAGATTTTTACAAGGTCACCTTCCTCACGGATGGTGTCGCGCAGTGCTACAACATCTTTGATAACCAGCATGGCGTTGCGCATGGAGCGACCGAAGAATTCAAGGCAGAGCACGCGAGAGTTGCTCGGCTTGGGATAAAGGGCGAAGCAGCATTCAGTAATGATACCGTCGACCCCTTCCTTCTGTACGCCGGGCAGTCCACCAAGGTACTTGTTGGTTACGTCCTTGCCGAGTCCAGTGGTGCGGATTTCTTCGGCGGTGAGTTCGATAGTGTCGATGAGACGGTCTTTGGAATCAAAGATTTCAAAAGTTGCATTCTCGTTGGCGAAAATCTTGTGACCGGGATGACCTTTGCGGCGCACTTCAATAAGTTCGCCTTTAGGCATGACCATTTTATAACTGATGATGTTATCGATGGTGCAGCCATATTCGAAAGCAAAGGGGCCGCCGGAGTTCTCGGAAATGTTACCGCCAAGGGAAGATCCGGCTTTTGATGCGGGGTCTACGGTAAAGAGCACGCCTTTTTTATCCGCAGCTTTTATGGCATCAAGGGTGATTACACCAGCCTGAGCACAAAGGGTCATGGCATCGGTGTCTACGCTGAGAATTTTTTTGAAGCGAGCAAGGGAAAGAACGGCTGTGCGGTCAAGAGCCGGGATAGCGCCCCCGGTTGCTCCGGTTCCGCCACCACGAGGGATCAGGCCGAACTGCATTTCGTTCGCAAGGCGTACAATGGCCCGGACCTGTTCGGTATCTTCCGGAAAAAGAACCGCGATGGGCAGTTCAATACGCAGGTCAGTGGCATCTGTTGCGGATTGCACAACAGTGTGCGGCTCAAGGCCGATACAGTGTTCAGGCAGGATTTCTTTCATCTTTTCGACGAATCTGTCCCGAAATTCCATATCCGCATCCTGCTTAAGCCAGAAATTTTCCACTGCACGGGTTAAGCGTTGCGGGTACTCACCGGAAAGGGTGGGGCGGGCAAGGGTGAGTGTGCGGGATACTGATTTGCGGACCAGTTCCGGATTGATGAATGGGTTGTAGCGCACAAGGAAAAGCTCAGCTGCGATGCTTTCCGCAAGGGTACGCACATCTTCGGGCCAGCCTTTAAATTCAAAGGGATCAAGGCCGAGTACCCTTTGTAGCAGGGCTTCGGCAGGAATAGAAATATGGGGACCTAATTGAGGCATAATTGTCTTACCGTGAATTGTTGTTGTTTTTACAGGGAGCAGAACACCCGCCTGTGAAGAAAAAAGGGAATATAGTGACCACAGTGGTTAAAATCAAGCAACTATTTTGCAAAATAATGATTTTTATCAGCTTGTAAATTTAAGCTTAGATACTTAAATCCCTGAATTTCTATGCAATATTTTATGATGCAGAGGATTAAGGAATGCAAGATAGATTTTGCTTTTCCGGCTGAAAACGTCTTTTGCGCTGAGAAGCGGGAGACCTATAATGATGGGCCGGACTTCATTAGATATAATGGCGGTACCGCCGATTGTAAAGGTCTGTATGCGGTTAATGCTTGACATAAAAGGTGGAAGTGAATGATTATTTCTGCCTCCATATTTCTCACTTTTGATCGTTTCTTAAACTTCATTTCGAAATTCGTAATATAAATCTAAAAAATTAATAAATTTGAAAAAGAGAGGGCCTATTAATGATCGGTGACGATTTTGCAGAACTCAAACTTTTTATAACCGGCCCCATTCTTTTGCGCGAAGAAGTGCGTAAAGCCGGGCTTCTTCCTGAATTCGGACACCGGGATGCAGAAAATCCTAAGCGTTTCGAACCAATCATGCGCAATCTTAAAACTATTGCCGGAAATCCTGAAGGATATAGTCCGGTTATATTCAATGGTTCCGGTACCAATGTGCTCGAAGCCTCCATTCGCTCACTTGTTGCGGATTCCGATAAGGTGCTGAATGTTTCTGTCGGCGCATTTGGTGATCTTTACCACAAGCTGGCTGTTGTTAACGGTAAGAATGCTGTTCAGCTTAAATTCCCCTATGGTCAGGCTATCAGTTTGGAAAAATTGGAAGAAGCCCTCAAAGAACATAAGCCCAATGTGGTTACTTTCACTCATAACGAAACCTCGACCGGTGTAATCAACGATGTTGTTGCGGTTTGCGAAATGATTCGTGCTCATGGAGCTGCCCCGATCATTGATGCTGTTTCGATTTTTGGAGGTGCACCAACATTTATTAATGAATGCAGACCGCTCATGTACTGCACCTCTACCCAGAAATCTCTGGGACTGCCTGCAGGATTCGGTATCGGTTTTGTTTGCGAGGAGGCTTTACAGAAAGCTGAGTCCGTTGCGAACCGAGGATACACCACTGACATTATCGCTCAGGTCGGTAAGGCCAAGATCAACCAGACCCTTACTACCCCCAACGGCACTCTCGCTAACCAGATGTGTGTGCAGTTGGACTATATAGTTAATGATGAGACTGTAGCAGGTCGATTCAAGCGTCATGAAGATATGCGTACTATTGCCCATAAATGGGCTGAGACAATGGACGGCTACGAACTTTTCGCACAGGAAGGCTTTCGCTCTCCCAGCCTGACCACTTTCAAAACTCCTTCTCATATGAGTATTGATAAGCTTAAGGAAGTGAAAGAGCTCATGCGCGGGCATGGTTACCTGTTTGATCCGGGATACGGCAAGATTAACAAAGAGCTGGAAGAGCAGGGCGAATCCCCAATCTTCCGTGTAGGACATATGGCAGATATTCAACCGGAAATGGTTGAGGAATATCTTGATGTTCTTGGCGGAGTGCTGAAGGTATTTAAGTAGTCCAGATAAATTGATTTGAATTCAAAGCCCTGATCTGCGTGAGCGGATCAGGGCTTTTTTGTGTTTAATTATAAATGATATTTTTTAAATAATTATTTTGCTGTTATGTCTAAAGACTTTCTAGATATGCCCGATAAAAGTTTAATTGGAATTGTTCTAATAAGTGTAAACTTTAAATTTAGGAGTTTTGAATGAGAGTTTTAAAAATTGTTGTGATGACTTGTATTGTGTCGATGATGTTGTGCTCTGCAGCGATTGCTGGGAGTGGGAAAGCCATTGTTCCGTTTTGGTTGGCGGTTCAAGATCAGTATGGGGGAAATGAGGTGACTACAATTAACATAAGTAATATCTCAAAAAGTGATCTTATCGTGAAAGTGACAGTTTATAATAAAGATTCATCGATTAAGACTGACTATGTTACCTTGGACAATTTTATGAATAGTAATACTGAAATTGGTGCAGGTAAATCGGCAATAGTACGTATTGAAGCAATGGGGCAGGGGTATTCCCATGAATATGGCTATGCGGTAATTGAGTGGGAAAACAAGAATCTCGAAGATGACATTGTTGGTTTAATAGCACAAGGTGGGGTAAATTCTTCTCAGGCAATTATCATTAATAATGGGTTACCTTTTTAGTTAGTAAAAAACATTATCATGCATTTATTTGGCCTCGCGAAAGCGGGGCCTTTTTTTAGGTAAACATACTAAATATAAGATAACTATTTGGATATTATCCGAGCAGATTAGCCATAAATTAGAGTCGCATTTTAAAAATAATGTTATTTTTATGTGGCTGTGTTATAAAGTGGTGGCTGTGTGAATTTTTATAAAGGGTGGGCGTGATGTTTAAATATGTTTTAAGTGCATTCTTCTTGGTGATGTCTCTATTGATGGTTGGAGTTTTGCCCTCCTTTGCTAAACATAAAACACTTACCCTCGTAACTCATAAGCCGATAACTAATCCTGACGGATTGTATTTAAACCTTGTTTACACGGAAGTTTTCAATCGTCTTGGAATAATACTTAATTACAAAGTATATCCAGCCAAGCGGTGTGAATTGTTGCTGGATGCAGGAGAGGTTGATGGTGATTTTTCACGTATATACAGCTATGGGGATTCTAAGCCCGATTTAATCAGGGTTGAAGAGCCGCACTGGGAATCTGGTTTTATTGCTGTGGCCATGAAACCCAATATCGAGTTGGACGGTTGGAGTAGTTTAAATGGAACGGGGTATAGGACTGTTTACCGTAGAGGAATCAAAGGGTGTGAGGTTAATCTTCCCAGGTATGTTAAACGAAGAAAGCTGGATAAGGTCGCCAGTATCTCAAGTGGATTTCAGAAACTAATTCGTAGCTGGGCAGATGTGTACATCGGGGCGGAAATGGATGTCATGAGTGCTTTGGATTCTGATGAGTTCAGAGACAGTGGTTTAAAGATCGTTGGGGTCATGGATAAATTTACCGCGCATTTGTACTTGCATAAGAAAAATAAGCATCTTGCGCCGAAGGTTGCCGCAATTTTGCGTTCAATGAAGGCTGAAGGTTTGTTGGATAAATATAAAGAACAGGCTGGCCTTAAGTCATACATTGAAAGTAGGTAGCAAAAAAAGTAATTGATACATATTCTAAAGTGAGTTCGAGAAGCCCATTTTTTGGGCTTTTTTTTGTGGTGTGCACTCAGTTTTTCTTGCAAAAACGAAAAAAATTTGTCAATTAAAACCGAGTGGTGACTCAGTTTTAAGGATAAAAATGAGTTATGTGAAAAAAATATCATGTCGATTTTAGGGTTAAAAATACATAAAAACACAAATATTAAAAATATTTATAATGTTATTTGTGTCATATTTGTGAAAAAATGGACGGGTTGACATTGAACCCGGATACAGATTATTTTAGATTCCGACTGAGTGCTCAGTCGGTTTTTTCAAAGAGGAGAAACAATGACCAAGATGTCCAAAAAGAAGGCGGCAATTCTGGAGGCTGCCACCATCCTATTCGCTAATAAGGGTTTTGCAGACACTTCCATGCAGGAATTGTCCAAGATGACCGGAGCGGCGGAAGGAACCATTTTCTATCACTTCAAGAATAAGGAGCATCTCCTGTTGACGATCCTTGAGGCAACCAAGGCTCGTATATTGGAGGAGTTCGAGGCTCATATGGATCAGCATCAGCCTGGAACCGGTATTGAAGAGATGGAAGAGGTGGTTGCGTTTTACCTTCTTCTTGCTGGACGGATGGAATATCAGTTTCTGCTTCTGCACCGACATTTTCTTTATCAGTTCGCCGAAAGCCGACCTGAATTCCGGGAAAACCTCGAAGCCATCTATAACTGTCTGGTCATACTTTTTGAACAGGCTATCCAGAAGGGGTTGGATGATGGCTCCATCGGCGAGGTCAACCCCCGGAAGAGTGCACTCATCATTTTCACGATGGTCGATGGTTTAGTGAGATTCAAGAATTTTAATCTCTACGATGCGGGTGCTCTGTTCAATGACTTGATTGAGTCCATCCGTAGG contains the following coding sequences:
- a CDS encoding FAD-binding and (Fe-S)-binding domain-containing protein, which encodes MPQLGPHISIPAEALLQRVLGLDPFEFKGWPEDVRTLAESIAAELFLVRYNPFINPELVRKSVSRTLTLARPTLSGEYPQRLTRAVENFWLKQDADMEFRDRFVEKMKEILPEHCIGLEPHTVVQSATDATDLRIELPIAVLFPEDTEQVRAIVRLANEMQFGLIPRGGGTGATGGAIPALDRTAVLSLARFKKILSVDTDAMTLCAQAGVITLDAIKAADKKGVLFTVDPASKAGSSLGGNISENSGGPFAFEYGCTIDNIISYKMVMPKGELIEVRRKGHPGHKIFANENATFEIFDSKDRLIDTIELTAEEIRTTGLGKDVTNKYLGGLPGVQKEGVDGIITECCFALYPKPSNSRVLCLEFFGRSMRNAMLVIKDVVALRDTIREEGDLVKISALEEFGPKYVQAIKYVKKSEKYEGDPISVLILQLDSDDEAALQSAVDTILSIAQPYDGVDIFAARDEKEAELFWEDRHKLSAIAKRTSGFKVNEDIVIPLEVIPDFSDFLEDLNLIYLAKIYRRSLLSIKELQGFPIEEPKVELALERTTNILKGKITGKDMSDQELESQVYYLFQELRDEFPKLDSKINKILAKLKEQRIIIANHMHAGDGNCHVNIPVNSNDPDMLHSAHEAVDDVFKKVLELKGEVSGEHGIGITKIDYLSEEKIEAIKAYKLKVDPLNILNPGKLTRRNLPSPAYTFSFNRLINDLNKTAIKDKEHLMELLQNIQTCTRCGKCKQVCPMFFPQEGLMYHPRNKNIALGALIEAIYYSQVQRGEPSPNLMTRLRKLMEHCTACGRCTSVCPIKIDSAGAALQIRSFLEYKGDSGHPIKNAVLGFVAKDPQSRLPKAAKFLSLSAGLQAKAIGLIPGHWRRRMESPMLHSKTPAMDFKNLSETINLDKGSMFLQNTPAPDSVYYFPGCGASLFSKDIGMATLYLLLKSGVNVIMPAKHLCCGYPLLASGCVEAYNTNRHRNISDIQYRIAKASIAGMKVSTLITACGTCRESLESYEFKELGYDINRSDAVQYLLTNPGNLNFNTANAARDVIYHASCHTEWTDVKKNKAPEMYRKAVADMLGAEVKLSPGCCGESGLGSITSPEIYNKLRDRKGGQLKKDLQGYGKETPVLVGCPSCKVGIKRNMDTLKKQNRVLHTVEYMAELIGGPKWRKDFKKELERATRQDELVLI
- a CDS encoding TetR/AcrR family transcriptional regulator, whose translation is MTKMSKKKAAILEAATILFANKGFADTSMQELSKMTGAAEGTIFYHFKNKEHLLLTILEATKARILEEFEAHMDQHQPGTGIEEMEEVVAFYLLLAGRMEYQFLLLHRHFLYQFAESRPEFRENLEAIYNCLVILFEQAIQKGLDDGSIGEVNPRKSALIIFTMVDGLVRFKNFNLYDAGALFNDLIESIRRMLKPN
- a CDS encoding substrate-binding periplasmic protein is translated as MFKYVLSAFFLVMSLLMVGVLPSFAKHKTLTLVTHKPITNPDGLYLNLVYTEVFNRLGIILNYKVYPAKRCELLLDAGEVDGDFSRIYSYGDSKPDLIRVEEPHWESGFIAVAMKPNIELDGWSSLNGTGYRTVYRRGIKGCEVNLPRYVKRRKLDKVASISSGFQKLIRSWADVYIGAEMDVMSALDSDEFRDSGLKIVGVMDKFTAHLYLHKKNKHLAPKVAAILRSMKAEGLLDKYKEQAGLKSYIESR
- a CDS encoding pyridoxal-phosphate-dependent aminotransferase family protein, with amino-acid sequence MIGDDFAELKLFITGPILLREEVRKAGLLPEFGHRDAENPKRFEPIMRNLKTIAGNPEGYSPVIFNGSGTNVLEASIRSLVADSDKVLNVSVGAFGDLYHKLAVVNGKNAVQLKFPYGQAISLEKLEEALKEHKPNVVTFTHNETSTGVINDVVAVCEMIRAHGAAPIIDAVSIFGGAPTFINECRPLMYCTSTQKSLGLPAGFGIGFVCEEALQKAESVANRGYTTDIIAQVGKAKINQTLTTPNGTLANQMCVQLDYIVNDETVAGRFKRHEDMRTIAHKWAETMDGYELFAQEGFRSPSLTTFKTPSHMSIDKLKEVKELMRGHGYLFDPGYGKINKELEEQGESPIFRVGHMADIQPEMVEEYLDVLGGVLKVFK
- the ruvX gene encoding Holliday junction resolvase RuvX, translated to MKVLSIDFGTKRVGLAISDPDQIFAFPYKVMERTTRDAMFSELLEIIENEKVGDIVIGLPLSLDGEDTLTTRQVRNFAASLERRVDLPIHLVDERLSSIAAEDELKEAGLWDRKRKKNLDSQAAKIILETWLARA